One Triticum dicoccoides isolate Atlit2015 ecotype Zavitan chromosome 3B, WEW_v2.0, whole genome shotgun sequence genomic window, GATCGCCTTCGCCAACAAGGTCTTGCCACATCCCGGTGGCCCGTAGAAGAGGACGCCCTTGGACGGTGACATGCCGAACTTCTCGAATTTCTCCGGGTGCTCCACCGGGTACTGAACGGTCTCTTGCAGCTCCCTCTTGACGCCGTCGAGGCCGCCGATATCattccaggtgacgttgggcacctCGACAATGGTCTCACGTAGTGCAGACGGGTTGGTGCCGACGAGAGCCGTCTTAAGGTGGTCATTGGTGACGGCCATGGAGTTCAAGATCTCGGCATCAATGGTATCGTCCTCTAAGTCGATCACGTCCATCTTCTCCCTGATGCACTGCAGCGCCGCCTCAGTGCAGAGCGCGGCCAAGTCGGCGCCGACGTAGCCGTGCGTATCCTTGGTAACCACCTCAAGGTTGACGTCCTCGTCCAGCTTCATGTTCTTGGTATGGATGCGGAGCACTTCGAGACGCCTGACCTCGTCCGGCACGCCAATGTCGATCTCACGATCGAACCTCCCGAAGCGCCTCAAGGCGGGGTCGATGCTGTTGGGACGGTTTGTGGCGCCCATGACAATGACGTGCGCGCGGGCTTTCATGCCGTCCATCAGAGTCAGCAGCTGGGAGACGATGCGCCTCTCAACCTCGCCGTGAGTCTTCTCCCTGTTAGGAGCGATGGAGTCGATCTCgtcgatgaagatgatggaggGCGCGTTCTTCTCGGCCTCCTCGAAGGCCTTCCTCAGGTTGCTCTCGCTCTCTCCGGCCATCTTGGACATTATCTCCGGGCcgttgatgaggaagaagaaggccccAGTCTCGTTAGCCACCGCACGGGCGATCAGAGTCTTGCCCGACCCGGGAGGGCCGTAGAGGAGGATGCCCTTGGGAGGCTTGACGCCAATGGACTTGAAAAGCTGCGGATGCCTGAGTGGCAACTCGACGAGCTCCCTGATCAGAGTCAACGGTTTCCCCATGCCACCCACGTCGTCGTAGCCGACATCGTCCAGCCTCTCCTCGTCCTCCCGCTTGACGGGCTCGCCCTCGCAGAATATCTCCGTGTCGGGCGCCACGACGCAGTAGTCCGCCGCGGGGTCGATCTCCATGACCTTGAACTCGACGCTCCGCATGCCGCCGCGCACGAGGAAGAGGTCGCCCTTGTGGACCGGGCGGAAGGCGTCCACGAAGTAGGGCTTGAGGTAGGCGTCGAAGAGGTTGCCCGTGATGCCCTCGACGGTGTCGTCCAGAGGGAGGATGTGCACGCGCTTGCCGAACTTGGCGTCGTGGCACAGGTGCACGGACACGACGTCGGCGATGCGCACGCGCAGGTTGGAGCGGGCCACCTTGTTGATCCTGACCTTGTGCCCCTCGCAGGTG contains:
- the LOC119281122 gene encoding cell division cycle protein 48 homolog, producing the protein MEKLSIFQGDIVLLKGKRRHNTVCMALPDDTCEGHKVRINKVARSNLRVRIADVVSVHLCHDAKFGKRVHILPLDDTVEGITGNLFDAYLKPYFVDAFRPVHKGDLFLVRGGMRSVEFKVMEIDPAADYCVVAPDTEIFCEGEPVKREDEERLDDVGYDDVGGMGKPLTLIRELVELPLRHPQLFKSIGVKPPKGILLYGPPGSGKTLIARAVANETGAFFFLINGPEIMSKMAGESESNLRKAFEEAEKNAPSIIFIDEIDSIAPNREKTHGEVERRIVSQLLTLMDGMKARAHVIVMGATNRPNSIDPALRRFGRFDREIDIGVPDEVRRLEVLRIHTKNMKLDEDVNLEVVTKDTHGYVGADLAALCTEAALQCIREKMDVIDLEDDTIDAEILNSMAVTNDHLKTALVGTNPSALRETIVEVPNVTWNDIGGLDGVKRELQETVQYPVEHPEKFEKFGMSPSKGVLFYGPPGCGKTLLAKAIANECQANFISIKGPELLTMWFGESEANVREIFNKARQSAPCVLFFDELDSIATQRGGRVGDAGGAADRVLNQLLTEMDGMNAKKTVFIIGATNRPDIIDSALLRPGRLDQLIYIPLPDEASRHQIFKACLRKSPVAKDVDLGALARFTAGFSGADITEICQRACKYAIREDIEKDMERQRMGKDTMEVDGGQEDEVAQIKASHFEESMRYARRSVSDADIRKYQAFAQTLEQSRGFGTEFRFPAQPQAAEAAVHTSATAAADEDEDDLYK